The following proteins are encoded in a genomic region of Nakaseomyces glabratus chromosome J, complete sequence:
- the PDL32 gene encoding putative ADP-ribose 1''-phosphate phosphatase (CAGL0J01397g~Ortholog of S. cerevisiae : YMR087W, C. albicans SC5314 : C1_04160C_A, C. dubliniensis CD36 : Cd36_03920, C. parapsilosis CDC317 : CPAR2_107150 and Pichia stipitis Pignal : PICST_61741), translating into MTRNNTKRKSMNQIRIVICDTNEVVARKLHQYVPKKLTLSQQAVCTHHGPLESLINSMRTDKKKHPGNKYAIVSPGNSFGYLGGGFDLALFNYFGGKPFESWFRKELGNRYHTVGSATVIDLTRCPLNDINELRDGIQYIIHVPTVVAPTKPIYQESQKLKTGYEPVFNAMWNSVMHAPHDVDGLIIPGLCTGYAGVPPDISCKSMAFALSLYMLQDKISVELRNALIMYFLGYPFKPFILESCLEECQALGLNIHSLESFNVEEDDIQQLLPKF; encoded by the coding sequence ATGACAAGAAACAACACCAAAAGAAAGTCCATGAATCAGATCCGAATAGTTATTTGTGATACCAATGAAGTTGTAGCTAGGAAATTACACCAATATGTTCCCAAGAAGCTTACATTATCACAGCAGGCAGTCTGTACACACCATGGCCCTTTGGAATCGCTTATAAACTCTATGAGAACtgataaaaagaaacatCCCGGTAATAAGTATGCCATTGTCTCACCAGGTAACTCTTTCGGTTATTTAGGTGGTGGGTTTGACTTGGCACTGTTCAACTATTTTGGTGGTAAGCCCTTTGAATCTTGGTTTAGGAAAGAACTTGGTAATAGATATCATACAGTGGGATCTGCAACAGTGATAGACTTGACAAGATGTCCACTGAATGATATTAATGAACTACGAGATGGTATTCAGTACATTATCCATGTCCCTACTGTTGTTGCTCCAACAAAACCTATCTACCAAGAATCCCAGAAGCTTAAAACAGGTTATGAGCCTGTATTTAATGCAATGTGGAATTCTGTAATGCATGCACCTCATGATGTGGATGGTTTAATTATTCCTGGTCTATGCACGGGTTACGCTGGCGTACCACCCGATATAAGTTGTAAGAGTATGGCCTTTGCGCTTTCCCTTTACATGCTTCAGGACAAGATATCTGTAGAGCTTCGAAACGCATTGATAATGTACTTCTTGGGTTATCCATTCAAACCATTCATATTAGAATCATGTTTAGAAGAGTGTCAGGCGCTAGGACTTAATATCCACTCACTTGAGAGTTTCAATGTGGAAGAAGATGACATTCAGCAATTGCTACCCAAAttttaa
- the SEG1 gene encoding Seg1p (CAGL0J01419g~Ortholog(s) have role in eisosome assembly and cell periphery, cytoplasm, eisosome, ribosome localization), whose translation MFRSRNYNDQMRYANPNAVAAASALGNIMMPKQPQSQAQPQGAKRAPVRSSSMMNMRRGSLLRKPEEKKSTPSRTGSLVQRKPSITNQKRHSISSTPQSSAPNRTSSLPTKRNSLVSRSGSFTRRMKNAQSTFNEFGPQASGVANVRNSGEQVVKMVTKYIPGKNGLIAVQVPATTEQPRKTSSLTRRPGSMTSISNKNGPKRKISQQSLHSHSVQQSNPQKPSKKKEVIDSSNPEDSFNRAVDKVDESVPLIETSMREETEQELLEQTVAIDESVIKADENPAGLQNLLEDNIVLEETMEEQKKDGKAPLENDATSNEKVNIEPLPEVAVDSTDIPAPLEESERQETNIAPKEDSMKEEIEPEALDNTAKNITEFDSEQMKDNKTVTDSINELENIPGTMDNEMQELKESIANDINSQLTTEEMIDEMEGSKTDMMTTDLNEKFSKAELSEQNLPDNNDSPLLKQQKFEENKLKESIEAFGKGANEGNENNVLQDNVVGNDITLQHDIVTNIRSNETVSSPTDSEFVDSSSVMENDEQKENVENLASKNKSPNKQKPQNMAQYLRSANPYLTTGGSATSAKKSPATSPKKQGSSGPIKSAMKKSSRPLSTTSSVYSDINSPADGAYLSLTTAENTRINAKLAVEEPIDWHPNADKSKRASMPVRSSSKLYKKTSNSQSQEKVGYNRSSRQYQGPIQTPPNTTKTPGGVTKMGVVSAAALSSNNNAAAAEDKSNRQSLLKNRALEMAKQVNITPKKAKPVTPSVPSSTVTPPAVNPVLNAALYPKEPLQKKSSFEKLRNTDKNLGFKKLSLRDSAFMDGADEQALVNAGSRNSMMNESPGQAPPKLATASTNSGWKSRFQDSDSDVEPVQANAAPVAPPRSEERVNGFSLFKKKSNTGGNTFLKPPQPDFSAGSEMGEKVSRTSSYNSSPNKTLNNQYSKGSLRSSSMQTAGPGSTAKPNIFANIEETEKRIYSNPEVMRKDEHNDEGVNHGFGKKLKKLFGRKKH comes from the coding sequence ATGTTTCGCTCTAGAAATTACAATGACCAGATGCGGTATGCTAACCCGAATGCTGTGGCAGCTGCGTCAGCGCTTGGTAATATAATGATGCCTAAGCAGCCGCAGTCGCAAGCGCAGCCACAAGGGGCCAAGAGAGCTCCTGTTAGGTCCTCATCCATGATGAATATGAGACGCGGGTCTTTGCTGAGAAAGCCTGAGGAGAAGAAATCGACTCCCAGCAGAACTGGGTCCTTGGTGCAAAGGAAACCCTCAATTACTAACCAGAAAAGGCATTCAATTTCGTCAACGCCTCAGAGCTCTGCTCCTAATAGGACTTCCAGTCTACCCACGAAGAGAAATAGTCTCGTGAGCAGGAGTGGAAGTTTTACCAGACGCATGAAAAATGCACAATCTACTTTCAATGAATTCGGACCACAAGCATCCGGTGTTGCTAATGTTCGTAACTCAGGGGAACAAGTAGTTAAGATGGTCACTAAATATATTCCAGGTAAAAATGGTTTAATTGCAGTACAAGTTCCCGCAACAACAGAGCAACCTAGAAAGACTTCGTCACTAACAAGACGTCCAGGCTCTATGACGTCTAtatcaaacaaaaatggtCCAAAGAGAAAGATCTCACAGCAATCGTTACATTCACACAGTGTTCAGCAATCAAATCCACAAAAACCATCTAAGAAAAAGGAAGTAATAGATTCATCAAATCCTGAAGACTCATTTAATAGAGCAGTAGACAAAGTTGATGAGTCAGTTCCACTAATTGAGACATCAATGAGGGAAGAAACTGAACAAGAGCTTTTAGAACAGACTGTCGCCATAGATGAATCAGTTATTAAAGCAGATGAGAATCCTGCGGGTTTACAGAACCTATTAGAAGATAACATAGTCCTAGAAGAGACCATGGAAGAGCAAAAGAAGGATGGAAAAGCTCCACTGGAAAATGATGCTACATCTAATGAAAAGGTAAATATCGAACCGCTACCAGAAGTAGCTGTGGACTCTACAGATATTCCAGCCCCacttgaagaaagtgaACGCCAGGAGACTAATATTGCACCAAAAGAAGACTCTATGaaggaagaaattgaaCCAGAAGCACTAGATAATACTGCTAAAAATATCACGGAATTTGATTCAGAACAGATGAAAGACAACAAGACTGTGACAGATTCAATCAATGAGTTGGAAAATATACCTGGAACTATGGATAATGAAATGCAAGAATTAAAAGAATCCATTGCCAACGATATTAATTCTCAGTTAACTACAGAAGAAATGATCGATGAAATGGAAGGTTCAAAGACTGATATGATGACCACAGACttgaatgaaaaattttctaaAGCAGAATTAAGTGAACAAAATTTGCCAGACAACAATGACAGTCCATTACTGAAACAACAGAAGTTCGAGGAAAATAAACTGAAGGAAAGCATCGAAGCATTCGGTAAAGGAGCTAATGAAGGTAATGAGAACAATGTGCTACAGGATAATGTGGTTGGAAATGACATAACATTGCAGCATGATATTGTAACCAATATTAGATCAAATGAAACCGTTAGTTCTCCTACTGATTCTGAATTTGTGGATTCAAGCTCTGTAATGGAAAATGACgaacagaaagaaaatgtaGAGAACTTAGCttcaaaaaacaaatctCCTAATAAACAGAAACCACAAAATATGGCGCAATATCTCAGATCCGCTAATCCTTATCTGACAACGGGTGGTTCTGCTACGTCAGCTAAGAAATCTCCTGCAACTTCACCCAAGAAACAGGGTTCATCAGGACCTATAAAATCTGCTATGAAGAAGTCATCCAGACCGCTAAGCACTACATCATCAGTTTACTCGGATATCAACTCTCCCGCTGATGGTGCTTATCTGTCATTGACTACCGCAGAGAATACTAGAATTAACGCTAAATTAGCGGTTGAAGAACCTATTGACTGGCATCCAAATGCCGACAAGAGCAAAAGAGCAAGCATGCCGGTAAGATCATCATCAAAGCTGTACAAGAAAACCAGTAACTCTCAATCACAAGAAAAAGTGGGCTATAATAGAAGCAGCAGACAATATCAAGGCCCTATTCAAACACCACCAAATACTACAAAAACTCCAGGTGGTGTAACAAAAATGGGTGTCGTATCTGCTGCCGCATTGTCATCGAATAACAATGCTGCAGCTGCTGAGGATAAGTCAAACCGTCAATCTTTGTTAAAAAACCGTGCTTTAGAAATGGCTAAGCAAGTGAACATAACACCTAAGAAGGCCAAACCTGTAACCCCTAGTGTGCCATCGAGCACGGTAACTCCACCTGCTGTTAATCCAGTATTAAATGCAGCTCTTTACCCAAAAGAGCCACTTCAAAAGAAGTCTAGCTTTGAGAAATTGAGGAACACAGATAAGAACCTGGGTTTCAAAAAGCTATCATTAAGGGACAGCGCTTTTATGGATGGGGCAGATGAGCAGGCTCTTGTCAATGCAGGTTCACGCAATAGCATGATGAATGAAAGCCCAGGTCAGGCCCCTCCAAAATTAGCTACAGCATCTACTAATTCAGGGTGGAAATCCAGATTTCAAGATTCTGATTCTGATGTAGAACCAGTACAGGCAAATGCTGCGCCTGTTGCTCCACCCAGGTCTGAAGAGCGTGTTAACGGGTTTTCtttattcaaaaagaaatcaaatacTGGAGGAAATACTTTCCTAAAACCACCTCAACCTGATTTTTCAGCCGGTTCAGAAATGGGAGAGAAGGTATCGAGAACTTCCAGCTATAATTCCTCACCAAACAAGACATTAAACAACCAATATAGTAAAGGCTCTTTGAGATCCTCTAGTATGCAAACTGCTGGTCCTGGATCAACAGCTAAGCCAAATATCTTCGCAAATATTGAGGAAACTGAGAAGAGAATCTACAGTAACCCCGAAGTTATGAGGAAGGATGAGCATAATGATGAAGGTGTTAATCATGGTTTTGGtaagaagttgaaaaaacTATTTGGCAGAAAGAAGcattga
- the ADH3 gene encoding alcohol dehydrogenase ADH3 (CAGL0J01441g~Ortholog(s) have alcohol dehydrogenase (NAD) activity), whose amino-acid sequence MFTRVAAAARIQSRRPLRLRLQSTLSIPQSQKGVIFYEHGGKLEYKDLPVPKPKPNEILINVRYSGVCHTDLHAWHGDWPLGAKLPLVGGHEGAGVVVAKGSSVTNFEIGDYAGIKWLNGSCMSCEFCEQGNESNCAKADLSGYTHDGSFQQYATADAIQAAQIPKGTDLAQVAPILCAGVTVYKALKDSDVKPGQWVAISGAAGGLGSLAVQYAKAMGMRVLGIDAGDEKRKLFESLGGNHFVDFTKTKDLVSEIQEITEGGPHGVINVSVSEKAIGQSVEYVRPCGTVVLVGLPAGATVKSDVFNHVIKSINIKGSYVGNRADTREAIDFFAKGQVKSPIKVVGLSELPEVYKLMEANKIIGRYVVDTSR is encoded by the coding sequence ATGTTTACTCGagttgctgctgctgccAGAATTCAATCCAGAAGACCTCTAAGACTGAGGTTGCAATCTACACTGTCAATTCCACAGTCTCAAAAGGGTGTTATATTCTATGAGCATGGTGGTAAGTTGGAGTACAAAGACCTGCCTGTCCCTAAGCCAAAGCCTAATGAAATCCTGATCAATGTCAGGTACTCTGGTGTGTGCCACACTGACTTGCACGCTTGGCATGGAGACTGGCCATTGGGTGCCAAATTGCCATTGGTCGGTGGTCACGAAGGTGCCGGTGTCGTTGTGGCCAAGGGTTCCAGTGTCACCAACTTCGAGATTGGTGATTACGCCGGTATCAAGTGGTTGAACGGGTCCTGTATGTCCTGTGAGTTCTGCGAACAAGGTAACGAGTCCAACTGTGCCAAGGCCGACTTGTCCGGTTACACCCACGACGGTTCCTTCCAACAGTACGCAACAGCTGATGCCATCCAGGCCGCTCAAATTCCAAAGGGCACCGACTTGGCCCAAGTGGCTCCAATTCTGTGTGCCGGTGTGACCGTCTACAAGGCATTGAAGGATTCCGACGTCAAGCCAGGCCAATGGGTCGCCATCTCAGGTGCCGCTGGTGGTCTGGGCTCCCTAGCAGTGCAATACGCCAAGGCCATGGGTATGCGTGTCCTAGGTATCGATGCAGGTGATGAGAAGCGTAAGCTGTTCGAGTCCCTAGGAGGTAACCACTTCGTCGACTTCACCAAGACCAAAGACCTGGTCTCAGAAATCCAAGAGATCACTGAAGGTGGTCCACACGGTGTCATCAACGTCTCTGTCTCAGAGAAGGCCATTGGCCAATCCGTCGAGTACGTCAGACCATGCGGTACCGTGGTGCTGGTTGGTCTACCAGCTGGTGCCACTGTCAAGTCCGACGTGTTCAACCATGTCATCAAATCCATAAACATCAAGGGTTCTTACGTTGGTAACAGAGCCGACACAAGAGAAGCCATCGACTTCTTCGCTAAGGGCCAAGTCAAGTCCCCTATCAAGGTGGTTGGTCTATCCGAGCTGCCAGAAGTCTACAAACTGATGGAAGCCAACAAGATTATCGGAAGATACGTCGTCGACACGTCCAGATAA
- a CDS encoding uncharacterized protein (CAGL0J01463g~Putative GPI-linked cell wall protein) — MKFTHQFVLSLIALAKLVMADSQQFGIISIASGSDLQYASAFFDSNNLVVGHQPNNQFALVVTDDGKLKSTSGNQFIAVDANSGNLKEVSDSNSASVGFSIKNGHLLYLNSESFYAVPGASSGATWSLSTKNTNSAQGAAASPVVLRTQSTTGTDVVADFTPAAMSSVSSVVPSSISSVHPSSLVSSGSTLVLSKASGSAVPISQIGDGQIQATATSHVPPVQSHNGAIGQHGPYLGMHAGVAAAAIAYLL; from the coding sequence ATGAAGTTTACTCACCAGTTTGTCTTGTCTCTGATTGCTCTGGCTAAATTGGTCATGGCAGACTCGCAACAATTTGGAATTATTTCCATTGCTTCGGGTTCTGACTTGCAATACGCCTCTGCTTTCTTTGACTCCAACAACCTAGTTGTTGGTCATCAGCCAAACAACCAGTTTGCACTTGTTGTCACCGATGATGGTAAGTTGAAGTCCACTTCTGGAAATCAATTCATCGCCGTTGATGCCAACAGTGGAAACTTGAAGGAAGTCAGCGACAGCAACTCTGCGTCAGTTGGGTTCTCAATCAAGAATGGCCACTTGCTGTACTTGAACTCTGAGTCCTTCTACGCGGTTCCTGGAGCATCTTCCGGTGCTACTTGGTCCTTGTCAACCAAGAACACCAACAGTGCCCAGGGAGCCGCGGCTTCCCCTGTTGTCTTGAGGACTCAGTCAACCACGGGTACTGACGTGGTTGCTGATTTCACACCAGCAGCCATGTCTTCTGTGTCTTCGGTGGTGCCAAGCTCCATTTCTTCTGTCCACCCATCATCTTTGGTGTCCTCGGGTTCAACCTTGGTGCTATCTAAAGCCTCAGGGTCAGCCGTCCCAATTTCCCAAATCGGTGATGGACAAATCCAGGCCACTGCAACTTCCCATGTTCCACCTGTTCAATCGCACAATGGTGCCATTGGCCAGCACGGTCCATACTTGGGAATGCATGCAGGCGTTGCCGCCGCAGCTATTGCATACCTATTGTAA
- the OTU2 gene encoding deubiquitinase OTU2 (CAGL0J01485g~Ortholog(s) have cytosol localization) encodes MDAREELLAKHRKEKRDLVNRITGMKKQATKAKRKEVNSKCEQLEQELREKHEQELKELDGEGGDVEEVTPEQLLAQLQVEDDGAKEANEANEAKADKEAKVGPSQQPKKKRNRQKEKLARREAEIARMKEEAKKEAAEQPDLKKIEQDAIWQLCQMKGLVPYDIQPDGHCLFASILDQVKTRHGDPQTEMDVHTLRCLACDYILEHRDEFIPYLFDEATMSLKDIDEYTEEMKSTAKWGGEVEILALSKALDCPISVLMSGQATHTVNETGSKPELKLVYYKHTYALGEHYNSLRDSKI; translated from the coding sequence ATGGATGCTAGAGAGGAGTTGCTGGCGAAGCACAGGAAGGAGAAGCGGGACCTGGTGAACAGGATCACGGGGATGAAGAAGCAAGCGACGAAGGCGAAGAGGAAAGAGGTGAATAGCAAGTGTGAGCAATTGGAGCAGGAGCTGAGGGAGAAGCACGAGCAGGAGCTGAAGGAGCTGGATGGCGAGGGCGGTGACGTGGAGGAAGTGACCCCCGAGCAACTGCTGGCACAATTGCAAGTTGAGGATGACGGTGCCAAGGAAGCCAACGAGGCCAACGAGGCCAAGGCAGACAAGGAAGCCAAGGTGGGGCCCAGCCAGCagccaaagaagaagaggaatAGACAGAAGGAGAAGCTTGCTAGGAGAGAAGCTGAGATAGCGCGGATGAAGGAAGAGGCGAAGAAAGAGGCTGCCGAGCAGCCGGACCTGAAGAAGATCGAGCAGGACGCCATATGGCAACTCTGTCAGATGAAAGGTCTTGTGCCATACGACATCCAGCCTGATGGCCATTGTCTGTTTGCCTCCATCTTGGACCAAGTCAAGACACGTCACGGAGACCCCCAAACAGAGATGGACGTGCATACCTTGCGGTGCTTGGCGTGCGACTATATCTTGGAGCACAGAGATGAGTTTATTCCGTATCTGTTTGACGAGGCTACAATGTCTCTGAAAGATATCGATGAGTACACTGAAGAGATGAAAAGTACTGCCAAGTGGGGTGGTGAAGTGGAGATTCTGGCATTGTCAAAGGCACTGGACTGCCCAATATCGGTGCTGATGTCTGGTCAAGCAACACACACCGTCAACGAGACGGGCTCGAAGCCTGAACTGAAACTGGTCTACTACAAACACACATATGCTCTGGGTGAGCATTACAACTCCCTAAGAGACAGCAAGATATAA
- the PDS5 gene encoding sister chromatid cohesion factor PDS5 (CAGL0J01507g~Ortholog(s) have DNA binding activity), whose amino-acid sequence MAMPGAVRKLQFSKPIISTLENTIAASELVGRLCNLHEELAQFVQDQVDLSSLDAVKGDLINHKLLKHKDLGVRAFTACCLSDILRLYAPEAPYTDGQLTDIFKLVLSQFEYLGDPDNGYYVQQTYLITRLLEYRSIVLITDLPTSDKLLFRLFEIFYDDNHSYQNKLFNVIGGLLGEVLSEFENMPLNVLKLIFNKFLTYNPEKAPKGLGVASNCGYEVSLILCENYTARMSRYLTKYYSEILYNITNEKNIDDSYEMRTKLIIATEKLHKLVYRLWETVPDLILSVIGFVYHELSSENEIIRKLATRLVGKMISKNTMANFVQAHEDTFKAWMTKIADIDADVRVEWISCIPNILEVRSDISDDIGHGLAKTLIDSDARVRKLSVTVFDEVPVKAIWENVKNISVYKSLLQLTREKNREIRELCIHSVGRFYAESRRNIEKESYDTEIWSIVESIPSTLFNLYYINDAHINQWVDEIVFDYLLPFEDDDTKRVRELLSIVSKLDKKAFSSFIAFNKRQVPSAVAMAKFVEFCEVLKQSEYEDDLDTIQKYNKTIDWLSSSMADPIKTADVLEAIKELNMGRVFFLIKNCVRADVTYSTFRNSYNELLDKLGDDNLFKKNRVKNSTSVSPQDIAHEIKALLLRSSPIIFNISNIGILLDNSVFENEAETSLKRKLVNEVSKISPTLFRDQLKNLKDTIIYLEDFNSRQEQALATEALKTIYKISKSVEDNNTFDDKLFSSKLIEFALNGSPQLAKYATKMIALSPDSERELRGLVLKILPLDIDKDQNFTSHLAILMEVFRFTPHLLDDESTNIVSYLIKNVLLSNYKIEEDKVEEGESLFEEHIAESNEHACLANKLFTLKLFTNKLRALSLHDDDDDLSKAFIEKTLKLYIYLIASGGELVSETSSSKPTPEAYQTILRLSAALQILKVARISSLNTFIKSTEICKLVNIVEDESLEVRRRFLDQLKDSLSCELISIKFLPLIFFTAYEPDKELKASTKIWINYTCAKPSFKKGTLFERVLPRLIHAIAHHPDVIEGFQGTEEEVIIALTTAVDYLVFYFDSVASQENFSLLYYLSERVKNYQDILDEDEESSANEDDSISRWKPFQYIYVVGELSQIILLTIKERRSWQHIAYPGKLNLPSDLFKPFDSAESAQATFKNYLSEKYAEKIKGNIVAKVGKLIHASQTQRQRSQKRLLDQEYREDTSPKKQRTKGSKTQRKDRQNDGSDIESDEEIYRGGNVEANASGVRKSNRARKQVDYNEDD is encoded by the coding sequence ATGGCAATGCCAGGCGCAGTACGGAAGTTGCAATTCAGCAAGCCGATTATATCTACTTTGGAGAATACTATTGCAGCATCGGAGCTAGTTGGTAGGTTATGCAATTTGCATGAAGAGCTGGCTCAGTTTGTGCAAGATCAGGTTGATCTGAGCAGTCTGGACGCGGTTAAAGGAGATCTCATTAATCACAAATTATTGAAACACAAGGATCTTGGGGTGCGGGCGTTTACAGCATGTTGTTTGAGTGATATATTGCGTCTGTATGCTCCTGAGGCTCCGTATACTGATGGACAACTCACGGATATCTTTAAGCTTGTCCTATCACAGTTCGAGTACTTGGGGGATCCCGATAATGGCTACTATGTTCAACAAACATACTTGATAACAAGATTATTAGAATACAGGTCGATAGTGCTTATAACAGATCTGCCTACTTCCGATAAATTGCTATTCAGactatttgaaattttctATGATGACAACCACAGCTACCAGaataaattatttaatGTTATTGGAGGGTTACTTGGTGAGGTTCTATCAGAATTTGAGAATATGCCTCTGAATGTTCTCAAGCTtatcttcaacaaatttttaaCATATAATCCCGAGAAAGCGCCAAAGGGGTTGGGAGTTGCTTCAAATTGTGGTTATGAGGTCAGTTTAATACTATGTGAAAACTATACTGCTCGCATGAGCAGATATTTAACAAAATACTATTCTGAAATTCTTTATAATATAACAAATgagaaaaatattgatgattctTACGAGATGAGAACCAAGCTGATTATAGCTACTGAAAAGTTGCACAAGCTTGTCTACCGCCTTTGGGAAACAGTACCAGATTTGATACTATCAGTAATTGGGTTTGTTTACCATGAACTGTCATCAGAAAATGAGATCATAAGGAAGTTGGCGACACGGTTAGTAGGTAAAATGATATCAAAGAATACAATGGCTAATTTTGTACAAGCACATGAGGATACATTTAAAGCGTGGATGACAAAGATCGCTGACATTGATGCAGATGTACGTGTCGAATGGATTTCCTGTATTCCAAATATCCTCGAAGTCAGAAGTGACATCTCTGATGATATTGGGCATGGTCTGGCCAAAACATTAATCGATTCAGACGCTAGAGTACGGAAGTTGTCAGTCACCGTATTTGATGAAGTACCTGTAAAGGCTATTTGGGAAAATGTCAAGAACATATCTGTGTATAAGTCCCTATTACAACTGACGAGAGAGAAAAATAGAGAAATAAGAGAACTCTGTATTCATTCTGTTGGAAGGTTTTATGCAGAATCAAGgagaaatattgaaaaagaatcaTATGATACCGAAATTTGGTCTATAGTCGAATCAATTCCATCAACATTATTCAActtgtattatattaatgATGCTCACATTAATCAATGGGTTGATGAAATAGTCTTTGATTACTTACTGCCATTTGAAGACGATGATACTAAGCGCGTGAGGGAGTTATTGTCAATTGTAAGTAAATTGGACAAAAAGGCCTTTTCTTCATTCATTGCTTTTAATAAAAGGCAAGTTCCTAGTGCAGTGGCTATGGCCAAATTTGTCGAATTTTGTGAAGTTCTAAAACAATCAGAATATGAAGATGATTTGGatacaatacaaaaatataataaaacGATAGACTGGTTATCATCCAGCATGGCTGATCCCATTAAGACAGCGGATGTTTTAGAAGCCATTAAGGAGCTAAATATGGGAAGGgtatttttcttgataAAAAACTGTGTTAGAGCTGATGTAACATATTCAACTTTTAGGAACAGTTATAATGAGTTGCTAGATAAATTAGGTGACGAtaatcttttcaaaaaaaatagagtTAAGAACTCAACCTCAGTGAGTCCACAAGATATTGCGCATGAGATCAAAGCATTGCTTTTGCGCTCCTCTCCAATAATATTCAACATTTCAAATATTGGAATTTTGCTAGATAATTCtgtatttgaaaatgaggCTGAAACTAGTCTGAAGCGTAAACTTGTTAATGAAGTTTCGAAGATTAGTCCGACTTTATTCAGAGATCAATTAAAAAACTTGAAGGACACAATAATCTACCTCGAAGATTTCAATTCCAGACAAGAGCAAGCTCTTGCAACAGAAGCCCTTAAAACAATATACAAAATATCCAAGTCAGTTGAGGACAACAACACCTTTGATGacaaattattttcaagtAAGTTAATCGAGTTTGCTTTGAATGGCTCCCCTCAATTAGCTAAATATGCAACAAAGATGATTGCATTATCACCTGATAGTGAGCGTGAACTCAGGGGGTTGgtattgaaaatattaccACTAGATATTGATAAGGACCAAAATTTCACCTCTCACCTAGCGATCTTGATGGAAGTTTTTAGATTTACCCCACACCTCCTTGATGATGAATCTACCAATATAGTTTCTTATTTGATTAAAAATGTTCTATTGtcaaattataaaattgaagagGATAAGGTAGAGGAAGGTGAATCTTTATTTGAGGAGCATATTGCGGAGTCAAACGAGCATGCTTGTCTAGCAAATAAACTATTCACTCTGAAACTCTTTACCAATAAGCTTAGAGCACTTTCTTTAcatgatgatgatgatgatctTTCAAAAGCATTTATTGAGAAGACACTGAAGTTATACATCTACCTTATTGCGAGTGGTGGTGAATTAGTATCTGAGACTTCTTCGAGTAAGCCGACACCAGAAGCATATCAAACCATTCTTAGATTATCGGCtgctcttcaaatattgaaagTTGCAAGAATTTCAAGCCTAAATACATTTATCAAGTCAACAGAGATCTGTAAATTGGTTAACattgttgaagatgaatCTCTAGAAGTACGCAGAAGATTTTTGGATCAACTGAAAGACTCTCTGTCATGCGAACTTATCTCAATTAAATTTTTGCCACTAATTTTCTTTACTGCATATGAACCAGATAAAGAACTGAAGGCAAGCACAAAGATATGGATTAACTATACCTGTGCAAAGCCATCATTCAAAAAAGGAACGTTATTTGAGAGGGTTCTACCAAGGTTAATACACGCTATAGCGCATCATCCTGATGTTATAGAAGGGTTTCAAGGCACTGAAGAGGAAGTAATAATAGCCTTAACAACAGCTGTTGATTATTTAGTATTTTACTTTGATTCGGTTGCATCCCAGGAAAATTTTAGTTTGCTGTATTATCTTTCTGAAAGAGTTAAGAACTACCAAGATATACTTgacgaagatgaagagAGTTCCgcaaatgaagatgatagCATAAGCAGATGGAAGCCATTCcagtatatatatgttgTTGGTGAGTTATCCCAGATTATTCTCTTGACTATAAAGGAAAGGAGATCTTGGCAGCATATAGCTTATCCAGGTAAATTAAACTTACCAAGTGATTTATTCAAGCCTTTCGATAGTGCTGAAAGTGCTCAAGCTACCTTCAAGAACTATTTGAGCGAGAAGTACGCTGAAAAGATCAAGGGTAACATTGTTGCCAAGGTAGGTAAATTGATCCATGCCTCTCAAACACAAAGGCAAAGATCTCAAAAGAGGTTGCTTGATCAAGAGTATCGTGAAGACACTAGTCCCAAAAAACAGAGGACAAAAGGTAGTAAAACCCAAAGGAAAGATAGACAGAACGATGGATCAGATATTGAATCTGATGAGGAAATATATAGAGGTGGTAATGTTGAAGCGAATGCATCAGGTGTTAGAAAGAGTAACAGAGCAAGAAAGCAAGTTGATTACAATGAGGATGATTAA